One stretch of Nocardia mangyaensis DNA includes these proteins:
- a CDS encoding Abi-alpha family protein, translated as MGEPRKEPEPDPGIPTDLVGLARIAGLSLRHIVGAVTKGAVHTATDLVDDIRAGEPMSQIIDERVDMLRRTALGALGLTSTANGVYGPVEPGAAAEDLKAMGDAMITEGWDSAQQPRDVHPSFIPILHDLTPDEARILRFLAVAGPQPAIDIRTRTPFGIGSQRLADGINMIAYMAGCAIPDRDHHYLGNLSRLGLVRFSTEPVADFRRYAFLEAQPSAQVAYKSVNMRAISQYRRIELSVFGRQFCDACFVLDGYTGGGWASDDRGDVYLGKGPRLP; from the coding sequence ATGGGTGAGCCGCGCAAAGAACCCGAACCCGATCCCGGGATCCCGACCGACCTGGTCGGTCTGGCCCGCATCGCCGGATTGTCGTTGCGCCACATCGTCGGTGCGGTCACCAAGGGTGCGGTGCACACCGCCACCGACCTCGTCGACGACATCCGCGCGGGCGAACCGATGTCGCAGATCATCGACGAACGCGTCGACATGCTGCGTCGCACCGCACTGGGCGCGCTCGGGCTGACCAGCACCGCCAACGGGGTGTACGGCCCGGTCGAACCCGGCGCGGCCGCCGAGGATCTCAAGGCCATGGGCGATGCGATGATCACCGAGGGATGGGACTCGGCGCAGCAGCCGCGTGACGTGCATCCCTCGTTCATCCCGATCCTGCACGATCTGACCCCCGACGAGGCCCGCATTCTGCGCTTCCTCGCTGTCGCCGGTCCGCAGCCGGCGATCGACATCCGTACCAGGACCCCGTTCGGGATCGGCTCACAACGACTGGCCGACGGCATCAACATGATCGCCTACATGGCCGGGTGCGCGATTCCCGACCGTGACCACCACTATCTGGGCAACCTCAGCCGCCTCGGGCTGGTCCGGTTCTCCACCGAACCGGTCGCCGATTTCCGCCGCTACGCTTTCCTCGAGGCACAGCCCTCGGCGCAAGTCGCCTACAAGTCGGTGAACATGCGCGCGATCAGCCAGTACCGCCGGATCGAGCTGTCGGTGTTCGGCAGGCAGTTCTGTGACGCGTGTTTCGTGTTGGACGGCTACACCGGGGGCGGTTGGGCCAGCGACGATCGCGGCGATGTCTATCTGGGCAAGGGCCCCCGGCTCCCGTGA
- the mshC gene encoding cysteine--1-D-myo-inosityl 2-amino-2-deoxy-alpha-D-glucopyranoside ligase yields MQSWSDIALPTVPGTGPPLRLYDTADRQVRPVTPGATAKMYVCGITPYDATHLGHAATYLAFDLVNRQLRDAGHDVHYVQNVTDVDDPLFERAARDGVDWRDLGDSEVALFREDMTALRVLPPRDYIGAIESVEEVVELVQKLLAAGAAYIVDDAEYPDIYFRTDATEQFGYESGYDRATMEALFAERGGDPDRAGKRDTIDALLWRAERDGEPSWQAPFGAGRPGWHIECSAIALNRIGTEFDIQGGGSDLIYPHHEYSAAHAEAITGARRFARHYVHAGLIGLDGEKMSKSRGNLVLVSKLRRSGVDPAAIRAGLFAGHYRSDRMWDDEVLAAAQTRLARWREAVSLDGGPAATATIARLRQHLADDLDTPKALDAVDNWAERAIAYGGTDTEAPALVRAAVDALLGITL; encoded by the coding sequence ATGCAGTCCTGGTCCGATATCGCCCTACCGACCGTCCCCGGAACAGGGCCGCCGTTGCGGTTGTACGACACCGCCGATCGCCAGGTCCGCCCGGTCACCCCTGGCGCGACCGCGAAGATGTATGTCTGCGGCATCACCCCCTACGACGCCACCCACCTCGGACACGCCGCCACCTACCTGGCCTTCGACCTGGTCAACCGGCAGTTGCGCGACGCGGGCCACGATGTGCACTACGTGCAGAACGTCACCGATGTCGACGATCCGCTGTTCGAACGCGCCGCCCGTGACGGCGTCGACTGGCGCGATCTGGGCGACTCCGAGGTCGCGCTGTTCCGCGAGGACATGACCGCGCTGCGGGTACTGCCTCCACGCGACTACATCGGCGCCATCGAATCGGTGGAAGAGGTGGTGGAGCTGGTGCAGAAACTGCTCGCCGCGGGTGCCGCCTACATCGTCGACGACGCCGAATACCCCGACATCTACTTCCGCACCGACGCCACCGAGCAGTTCGGCTACGAGTCCGGCTACGACCGCGCCACGATGGAGGCGCTGTTCGCCGAACGCGGCGGCGACCCCGACCGGGCCGGGAAACGCGACACCATCGACGCACTGCTGTGGCGGGCCGAACGCGACGGTGAGCCGTCGTGGCAGGCGCCGTTCGGAGCGGGTCGTCCGGGCTGGCACATCGAGTGTTCGGCGATCGCGCTCAACCGCATCGGCACCGAGTTCGACATCCAGGGCGGCGGCTCGGACCTGATCTACCCCCACCACGAGTACTCGGCCGCGCACGCCGAGGCGATCACCGGCGCGCGCCGCTTCGCCCGCCACTACGTGCACGCCGGGCTGATCGGCCTCGACGGCGAGAAGATGTCGAAGTCGCGCGGCAATCTGGTGCTGGTGTCGAAGCTGCGTCGCTCCGGAGTCGACCCGGCTGCGATCCGCGCGGGCCTGTTCGCCGGGCACTACCGCAGCGACCGCATGTGGGACGACGAAGTGCTCGCCGCCGCGCAGACCCGTCTGGCCCGCTGGCGCGAAGCGGTCTCCCTGGACGGGGGCCCGGCCGCCACGGCCACGATCGCCCGGCTGCGCCAGCACCTGGCCGACGATCTGGACACCCCGAAGGCGCTCGACGCCGTCGACAACTGGGCCGAACGGGCCATCGCCTACGGCGGCACCGACACCGAGGCGCCCGCCCTGGTCCGCGCCGCCGTCGACGCGCTGCTCGGCATCACGCTCTGA
- a CDS encoding enoyl-CoA hydratase/isomerase family protein has product MPSLTHHDAIAVLDLGDGENRFSPDFLDEIHTHLDAVVADGAGALVTTASGKFYSNGLDLDWLAANGESATQYVEAVHTLFGRVLTLPMPTVAAIGGHAFGAGAMLAIAHDYRVMRADRGYFCFPEADIRIPFTNGMAALIQAKVTPKTAIAAMTTGRRFGGPDAHAIDLVDATATEGEVLTTAVDLVTPLTGKDQPTMTAIKSVMFARVLDALRGKD; this is encoded by the coding sequence ATGCCCTCACTGACCCACCACGATGCGATCGCCGTGCTCGATCTCGGCGACGGCGAGAACCGCTTCTCCCCCGACTTCCTCGACGAGATCCACACCCACCTCGACGCCGTCGTCGCCGACGGTGCGGGCGCCTTGGTGACCACCGCGAGCGGCAAGTTCTACTCCAACGGCCTTGACCTGGACTGGCTGGCGGCCAACGGCGAGAGCGCCACCCAGTACGTCGAAGCCGTGCACACCCTGTTCGGGCGGGTCCTCACCCTGCCGATGCCCACCGTCGCCGCGATCGGCGGACACGCCTTCGGCGCGGGCGCGATGCTGGCCATCGCCCACGACTACCGGGTGATGCGCGCCGACCGCGGCTACTTCTGCTTCCCCGAGGCCGATATCCGCATCCCGTTCACCAACGGAATGGCCGCGCTCATCCAGGCCAAGGTGACCCCGAAGACGGCGATCGCCGCCATGACCACCGGCCGTCGCTTCGGCGGACCCGACGCCCACGCGATCGACCTGGTGGACGCCACCGCCACCGAAGGCGAAGTCCTCACCACCGCGGTGGATCTGGTGACACCACTGACCGGCAAGGATCAGCCCACGATGACCGCCATCAAGTCGGTGATGTTCGCGCGCGTGCTCGACGCGTTGCGCGGCAAGGACTGA
- a CDS encoding universal stress protein, translated as MRFYQRIVVGTDGSEDALVALAVAGEMAARWEIPVTALTVWKDSSRKAAIGPESAAEITAAAAEILVEAGVPQVTRLELPGSASTVLLEVVEQQAGALLVIGGRGLGSSKARLTGSTANHVSHHSPSDVLFTHKIPKRWTTIGLATDGSPSSILAVRRGYEVAVAMGARPFLVTAAKTDDEGGQTLLEVEGAAAVEDPELFGRDVLTGVPAAEALCNAAWKYDMVVIGNRGMSGPARLLGSVANKVTHDIDTNLLLVNTTP; from the coding sequence ATGAGGTTCTACCAGCGCATCGTGGTGGGGACCGATGGCTCCGAGGACGCGCTGGTCGCGTTGGCGGTGGCCGGTGAGATGGCGGCGCGGTGGGAGATCCCGGTGACGGCGTTGACGGTGTGGAAGGACTCTTCGCGCAAAGCGGCGATCGGGCCCGAATCGGCTGCGGAGATCACCGCGGCCGCCGCCGAGATCCTGGTCGAGGCCGGAGTGCCGCAGGTGACCCGACTGGAGCTGCCCGGATCGGCGAGCACGGTGCTGCTGGAGGTGGTCGAGCAGCAGGCGGGCGCGCTGTTGGTGATCGGTGGGCGCGGACTGGGCAGCTCGAAGGCCCGGCTGACCGGGTCGACGGCCAATCATGTGTCCCATCACAGTCCGAGCGATGTGCTGTTCACCCACAAGATCCCCAAACGCTGGACCACCATCGGACTGGCCACCGACGGATCACCGAGTTCGATCCTGGCGGTGCGCCGCGGCTACGAAGTCGCCGTGGCCATGGGTGCGCGTCCGTTCCTGGTGACCGCCGCCAAGACCGACGACGAGGGAGGACAGACGCTGCTCGAAGTCGAAGGCGCCGCCGCGGTCGAGGACCCCGAGCTGTTCGGCCGTGACGTCTTGACCGGTGTCCCCGCGGCCGAGGCCCTGTGCAACGCGGCCTGGAAGTACGACATGGTCGTCATCGGCAATCGCGGAATGAGCGGCCCGGCCCGGCTGCTCGGCTCGGTGGCCAACAAGGTCACCCACGACATCGACACCAACCTGCTGCTGGTGAACACGACCCCATGA
- a CDS encoding dienelactone hydrolase family protein, whose product MDSIEIASPAGKLDVLLSRPSGQGPWPGVVVVHDGLGVTDDLRGQLEHLAANGYLAIAPNLFTRGRARCIKEIYRALLFTGAGPAVGEIVAARDRLATEADCTGRIAVLGFCMGGGFALLSAPAGFAAAAPFYASLYGDYKALLAGACPVVASYATRDPFLRDGAIRLEQALTVNGVEHDIKTYPATHGFANVFPGNAVLERIGLGHDVTASADAWRRVFEFFDRHLRTDTA is encoded by the coding sequence ATGGACAGTATCGAGATCGCCTCACCGGCGGGGAAACTCGACGTGCTGTTGTCGCGGCCGTCGGGGCAGGGTCCGTGGCCGGGGGTGGTGGTCGTGCACGACGGCCTCGGCGTCACTGATGATCTGCGCGGTCAACTCGAGCATCTGGCCGCCAACGGGTATCTGGCGATCGCGCCGAATCTGTTCACCCGTGGTCGTGCCCGGTGTATCAAAGAGATCTACCGTGCCCTGTTGTTCACCGGCGCGGGTCCGGCGGTCGGTGAGATCGTGGCCGCCCGTGACCGCTTGGCCACCGAGGCCGACTGCACCGGCCGCATCGCCGTGCTCGGCTTCTGCATGGGCGGCGGTTTCGCCCTGCTGAGCGCGCCCGCCGGTTTCGCCGCCGCCGCGCCCTTCTACGCCTCGCTCTACGGCGACTACAAAGCCCTGCTCGCCGGTGCCTGCCCGGTGGTTGCCAGCTACGCCACCCGGGACCCGTTCCTGCGTGACGGTGCGATCAGACTCGAACAGGCGCTCACCGTCAACGGTGTCGAACACGACATCAAGACCTACCCCGCCACGCACGGCTTCGCCAATGTGTTTCCCGGGAACGCGGTGCTCGAACGCATCGGGCTCGGCCACGACGTGACTGCCTCGGCGGATGCCTGGCGCCGCGTCTTCGAGTTCTTCGACCGGCACCTGCGCACGGACACCGCGTGA
- a CDS encoding threonine/serine exporter family protein, with amino-acid sequence MSNQDTDRQQVAAELRFLAELGTSSLESGYATEAMMLMVTSCAAAWSMSDVLVTGIGRTVTVQCVDEHGHCHSRQAQAATLDAFDCDRMRRIKAVARRLVVDRLDPETACRELAAADAGAQPFPWWTLQAGGMLLAFCICLQIGGTALAASLAAATQLVVNLTGRGLAGHRVPKFFAVVVQATVAGAFGGIFHLAGWLTVAQAATLVATTWVLIAPLPQLISMAIDMVSADSLTASARALGATLIIGGITLGGLLVLSLSWRFDLGVASNAVLPVLPVWLGISFAVLGAIGNALFNMGGSHLLAPAAVAGLVTASVNQSLIHLGNMPSAWAGPIAAVVLGFLAAASAERLRVPMSALVLVGITGALLPGLIVCQGLILSVYQVSGIGYFVQAGAVCVGLGVGASLGVFLWSVVARHGFATSTG; translated from the coding sequence ATGTCGAACCAGGACACCGATCGACAGCAGGTCGCGGCCGAGCTGCGGTTCCTGGCCGAGTTGGGCACCTCGTCATTGGAATCCGGGTACGCCACCGAGGCGATGATGCTCATGGTCACCTCGTGCGCCGCCGCGTGGAGCATGTCGGACGTGCTGGTCACCGGGATCGGCCGGACGGTGACCGTGCAGTGCGTCGACGAACACGGCCACTGTCACTCGCGCCAGGCGCAAGCCGCGACCCTGGACGCCTTCGACTGCGACCGGATGCGGCGGATCAAGGCCGTCGCCCGGCGGCTGGTGGTCGATCGCCTCGATCCTGAGACCGCCTGCCGGGAGCTGGCGGCCGCCGATGCCGGTGCGCAACCGTTTCCCTGGTGGACGTTGCAGGCCGGTGGCATGTTGCTGGCGTTCTGCATCTGCCTGCAGATCGGCGGTACCGCCCTCGCGGCGAGTCTGGCCGCCGCCACCCAGCTGGTGGTGAACCTGACCGGGCGCGGGCTCGCCGGCCACAGGGTGCCGAAGTTCTTCGCGGTGGTTGTGCAGGCGACGGTAGCGGGCGCGTTCGGCGGGATCTTCCATCTTGCTGGATGGTTGACGGTGGCTCAAGCGGCGACCCTCGTCGCCACGACCTGGGTGCTCATCGCGCCACTGCCCCAACTGATCTCGATGGCGATCGACATGGTGAGCGCCGACAGTCTCACCGCCTCGGCGCGGGCGCTGGGGGCGACGCTGATCATCGGCGGGATCACGCTGGGCGGACTGCTGGTCCTGTCGCTGTCCTGGCGCTTCGATCTGGGGGTCGCCTCGAACGCGGTGCTGCCCGTGCTACCGGTCTGGCTGGGGATCAGTTTCGCAGTGCTCGGCGCGATCGGCAACGCGCTGTTCAACATGGGCGGGTCCCACCTGCTGGCCCCGGCGGCGGTGGCCGGGCTGGTGACGGCCTCGGTGAACCAGTCACTGATCCATCTCGGGAACATGCCCTCGGCGTGGGCGGGCCCGATCGCGGCGGTCGTACTGGGTTTCCTCGCGGCGGCCTCGGCGGAACGGTTGCGGGTGCCGATGTCGGCGCTGGTGCTGGTCGGGATCACCGGCGCGCTGCTACCCGGTCTGATCGTGTGCCAGGGGCTGATCCTGTCGGTGTATCAGGTGTCGGGGATCGGCTATTTCGTGCAGGCGGGCGCGGTGTGCGTGGGCCTCGGTGTCGGCGCGAGCCTCGGGGTGTTCCTGTGGTCGGTGGTGGCCCGGCACGGGTTCGCTACCTCGACCGGCTAG
- a CDS encoding TetR family transcriptional regulator, with product MPRPRTHDPQTVLDAAENLAAASGPTAVTVRAVAAATGVSNGALYHTFGSRQEVLARTWLRAAHRFLDLQSEAVALALAATDREARIDAVIDAAETPARLAERHPDSARLLLLVDRAELLAGELPPALAKEITDTEKALRATLSRLARTLWGRADRRGVATITTCLVDLPTALLLRRDRLTDPLARAQLRATVRAVLDLGPH from the coding sequence ATGCCGAGACCGCGCACACACGACCCGCAGACCGTCCTGGACGCCGCCGAGAACCTCGCCGCCGCTTCCGGTCCGACCGCGGTCACCGTGCGCGCCGTCGCCGCGGCCACCGGAGTGTCGAACGGGGCGCTGTATCACACCTTCGGCTCACGCCAGGAAGTACTGGCCCGCACCTGGTTACGCGCCGCGCACCGATTCCTGGACCTGCAATCCGAAGCCGTCGCCCTGGCGCTGGCCGCCACCGATCGCGAAGCCCGGATCGACGCGGTCATCGACGCCGCCGAGACCCCCGCACGCCTGGCCGAGCGCCACCCCGACTCGGCCCGGCTGCTGCTGCTCGTCGACCGCGCCGAGCTGCTCGCCGGTGAACTGCCGCCCGCACTGGCCAAGGAGATCACCGACACCGAGAAGGCGTTGCGCGCCACCCTGAGCCGGCTGGCACGCACCCTGTGGGGTCGCGCCGACCGGCGTGGCGTCGCCACCATCACCACCTGCCTGGTCGACCTGCCGACCGCGCTGCTGCTGCGCCGCGACCGGCTCACCGACCCCCTGGCACGCGCCCAACTGCGCGCCACCGTCCGCGCCGTGCTCGACCTCGGCCCGCACTGA
- a CDS encoding glucose 1-dehydrogenase, producing the protein MRALTVVPLQAKSVRIEEVPDPVPGPGELLVDGISLGICGTDREIAGGSYGWAPPGRERMVLGHESLGRVRTAPDGSGFAPGDLVVGIVRRPDPVPCGACARGEFDMCRNGMYVERGIKEIDGYGSTAWSVRADYAVKLDASLEKVGVLLEPTTVVAKAWDQIEKINTRAWFDPRTVLVTGAGPIGLLAALLGAQRGLDVHVLDRVTGGVKQQLVEDLGATFHTGTAGAVAVQVTPDIVIEATGAPAVALQAMEVDNPGVIICLTGVSSPGVDTGVDVGELNRNIVLDNAVVFGSVNANRHHYEQGAEALAKADKSWLERLITRRLPLERAIEAFDPGDRGDIKIVIDL; encoded by the coding sequence ATGCGCGCGTTGACAGTCGTTCCCCTGCAGGCGAAGAGCGTACGGATCGAGGAGGTCCCCGATCCGGTCCCCGGGCCGGGGGAACTCCTCGTCGACGGGATCTCCCTCGGCATCTGCGGCACCGATCGCGAGATCGCTGGCGGCAGCTATGGCTGGGCGCCTCCGGGCCGGGAACGGATGGTGCTCGGGCACGAATCGCTGGGCCGGGTGCGGACCGCGCCCGACGGAAGTGGTTTCGCGCCGGGCGATCTCGTGGTCGGGATCGTGCGCAGGCCCGACCCGGTGCCGTGCGGGGCGTGCGCACGCGGCGAGTTCGACATGTGCCGCAACGGCATGTACGTCGAACGCGGGATCAAGGAGATCGACGGCTACGGGTCGACGGCATGGTCGGTGCGTGCCGACTACGCGGTGAAACTCGACGCCTCGCTCGAGAAGGTGGGGGTGTTGCTGGAGCCGACCACGGTGGTGGCCAAGGCGTGGGACCAGATCGAGAAGATCAACACACGTGCCTGGTTCGATCCGCGGACCGTGCTGGTCACCGGCGCGGGGCCGATCGGGTTGCTCGCGGCACTGCTCGGGGCCCAGCGCGGTTTGGATGTGCACGTGCTCGACCGCGTGACCGGCGGGGTCAAACAACAGTTGGTCGAGGATCTGGGCGCCACCTTCCACACCGGAACAGCTGGGGCGGTGGCCGTGCAGGTCACACCCGATATCGTGATCGAGGCGACGGGCGCGCCCGCGGTGGCACTGCAGGCGATGGAGGTCGACAACCCGGGGGTGATCATCTGTTTGACGGGGGTGTCCTCCCCTGGCGTGGACACCGGGGTGGACGTGGGCGAACTCAATCGCAACATCGTGCTCGACAACGCGGTGGTGTTCGGTTCGGTCAACGCGAACCGCCACCACTACGAGCAGGGCGCCGAAGCGCTGGCCAAGGCCGACAAGTCGTGGCTGGAACGGTTGATCACCCGTCGGCTGCCGTTGGAGCGGGCGATCGAGGCGTTCGATCCCGGCGATCGTGGCGACATCAAGATCGTCATCGACCTGTAG
- a CDS encoding DsbA family oxidoreductase, translating into MTTRVEIWTDINCPFCYLGKARFEQALSRFEHRDDVEVVHRSFELDPGLPTDETGPVIPRIAAKYGIPVEQAAANERAIGAQAAELGLPYLTSGRDFGNSFDMHRLLHFALDQGRQDALIDALYAGNFAEAEPVFADTERLVGLAVRAGLAETEVRAVLDDPTAYAEAVRADEREAAQLGATGVPFFVFEDKYAVSGAQPVAVFTQALTTAWNDRPAPVVLADSDACGPDGCALPDPTSPTGR; encoded by the coding sequence GTGACCACCAGAGTAGAGATCTGGACCGACATCAACTGCCCGTTCTGCTACCTGGGCAAAGCCCGCTTCGAACAAGCGCTTTCGCGTTTCGAGCACCGCGACGACGTCGAGGTGGTGCATCGCTCCTTCGAACTGGATCCCGGCCTGCCCACCGACGAAACCGGCCCGGTCATCCCGCGCATCGCCGCCAAGTACGGCATCCCCGTCGAGCAGGCGGCCGCCAACGAACGCGCGATCGGCGCCCAGGCCGCCGAACTCGGGCTGCCCTACCTGACCAGTGGGCGCGATTTCGGCAACAGCTTCGACATGCACCGACTGCTGCACTTCGCCCTCGACCAGGGCCGACAGGACGCACTGATCGACGCCCTCTACGCGGGCAACTTCGCCGAGGCCGAACCGGTCTTCGCCGACACCGAACGCCTCGTCGGCCTCGCCGTGCGCGCCGGGCTCGCCGAGACCGAAGTCCGTGCCGTACTGGACGATCCGACCGCCTACGCCGAGGCCGTGCGCGCCGACGAACGCGAAGCCGCCCAGCTCGGCGCGACCGGTGTGCCGTTCTTCGTCTTCGAAGACAAGTACGCCGTGTCCGGAGCCCAGCCCGTCGCGGTGTTCACCCAGGCCCTGACCACCGCGTGGAACGACCGTCCGGCGCCGGTGGTGCTCGCCGACTCCGATGCCTGCGGCCCCGATGGCTGCGCACTGCCCGACCCCACTTCGCCTACAGGTCGATGA
- a CDS encoding histidine phosphatase family protein produces the protein MTFDQRKGWLQVPEGLAAPRALGGLWAIRHAQSEANAWFADPATDQRPMPGTDAAVELTTHGHWQTQRLGDWLASLAGVQRPTLVVCSPYLRTRLTWAMMAEAAAGRNRHLSPIRTLVDERLRDREMGVFELHPYKAIQRRSREEAARRERVGNWVYRPPGGESLADVALRVRGFLDELDVVAAGEQVLVVTHDAVVVSLRYILDGLGAPVPDSLEPVPNASVSQWRREGSLLRLRVWGSVDHLRADAQAG, from the coding sequence ATGACGTTCGATCAGCGAAAGGGGTGGCTGCAGGTGCCCGAAGGACTGGCGGCGCCCCGCGCGCTGGGTGGTTTGTGGGCGATCCGGCACGCGCAGAGCGAGGCCAATGCCTGGTTCGCCGACCCGGCCACCGATCAGCGGCCGATGCCGGGCACCGACGCCGCGGTGGAGCTGACCACGCACGGCCACTGGCAGACCCAGCGCCTCGGAGACTGGCTGGCTTCCCTGGCCGGAGTACAGCGGCCGACCTTGGTGGTCTGCTCCCCCTACCTGCGCACCCGGCTCACCTGGGCGATGATGGCCGAGGCCGCGGCCGGGCGCAATCGGCACCTGAGCCCCATTCGCACCCTCGTCGACGAGCGCTTGCGCGACCGGGAGATGGGTGTGTTCGAACTGCACCCCTACAAGGCCATCCAGCGCCGCTCCCGGGAGGAAGCGGCGCGGCGCGAACGCGTGGGCAACTGGGTGTATCGACCGCCCGGCGGGGAATCTTTGGCCGATGTCGCGCTGCGGGTCCGCGGCTTCCTCGACGAACTCGATGTCGTGGCCGCCGGCGAGCAGGTGCTGGTGGTGACCCATGACGCGGTGGTGGTCTCGCTGCGCTACATCCTCGACGGTCTCGGCGCACCGGTGCCGGACTCCCTCGAACCGGTACCCAACGCCTCGGTGTCGCAGTGGCGGCGCGAAGGTTCGTTGCTGCGGTTGCGGGTGTGGGGTTCGGTGGACCACCTGCGCGCCGACGCGCAGGCCGGGTGA
- a CDS encoding TetR/AcrR family transcriptional regulator: MGARSGTRERMLVAAVELMRERGAGSVTVDAVLARSQTPRGSVYHHFPGGRAELVREALIRAGDTIGVIIEDAAGRGALGALRFFGEFWTAMLRASDFTAGCPVVSVAVGGGPDDDELGPVVAAIFDRWHAGLVATLTAEDIPRERAEPLATLAVAAMEGAVVLCRVHRSTAPLDAILAELEETFTARLARPLVGGHHPGGWSRNL, from the coding sequence ATGGGAGCGCGCTCGGGAACCCGAGAGAGGATGCTCGTCGCGGCCGTGGAGCTGATGCGCGAACGCGGTGCCGGCAGCGTCACCGTCGACGCGGTGCTGGCGCGCAGTCAGACCCCGCGCGGGTCGGTGTATCATCACTTTCCCGGCGGCCGTGCCGAACTCGTGCGCGAGGCACTGATCCGCGCCGGGGACACGATCGGCGTCATCATCGAGGACGCCGCCGGCCGCGGCGCGCTCGGCGCGCTGCGCTTCTTCGGCGAGTTCTGGACCGCGATGCTGCGCGCCTCCGATTTCACCGCGGGCTGCCCGGTCGTCTCGGTCGCCGTGGGCGGTGGCCCCGACGACGACGAACTGGGCCCAGTGGTGGCCGCGATCTTCGACCGCTGGCACGCGGGCCTGGTCGCCACCCTCACCGCCGAGGACATCCCCCGCGAGCGGGCCGAGCCCTTGGCCACCCTCGCGGTCGCGGCCATGGAGGGCGCCGTGGTCCTGTGCCGCGTGCACCGTTCCACCGCCCCACTCGACGCGATCCTCGCCGAACTCGAGGAAACGTTCACCGCCCGCCTCGCCCGCCCGCTCGTCGGAGGACATCACCCAGGCGGCTGGTCGCGAAACCTGTGA
- a CDS encoding TetR/AcrR family transcriptional regulator codes for MSRVVTKEQYFDTAVAVLAEFGFKGLNIGVLCRRLGVTSGSFYHHFGSWQGFVDTLLEHWENRQMLELRALDVGHGDPDADVRAMSELASGLEHGAEAALRAWAANDESVHVAVKRVDASRRRTVHRVIDGVVGDETTSSVVTEFGMAMLIGYQQLAAAGEPTELDRLLAEYARLIYSHRH; via the coding sequence ATGTCCCGAGTGGTCACCAAGGAGCAGTACTTCGACACCGCCGTCGCGGTGCTCGCCGAGTTCGGCTTCAAAGGTCTCAACATCGGTGTGCTGTGCCGTCGTCTCGGGGTCACCAGCGGTTCCTTCTACCACCACTTCGGTTCCTGGCAGGGTTTCGTCGACACGCTGCTCGAGCACTGGGAGAACCGGCAGATGCTCGAGCTACGCGCCCTCGACGTCGGCCACGGCGACCCCGACGCCGACGTGCGCGCGATGTCGGAACTGGCCAGCGGACTCGAACACGGTGCCGAAGCGGCCCTGCGCGCCTGGGCGGCCAACGACGAATCCGTCCACGTCGCCGTCAAACGGGTCGACGCCTCGCGGCGGCGCACCGTGCACCGCGTGATCGACGGCGTCGTGGGCGACGAGACCACCTCCAGCGTGGTCACCGAGTTCGGGATGGCCATGCTGATCGGCTACCAGCAGCTCGCCGCCGCGGGCGAACCCACCGAACTCGACCGGCTGCTCGCCGAATACGCCCGCCTGATCTACTCGCACCGGCACTGA